In Desulfomicrobium macestii, the following proteins share a genomic window:
- a CDS encoding response regulator, whose protein sequence is MGRPHVVIVDDEARFRETMAKILEHKGFVVSLVENGDQALEFLETANPDVVLLDVRMPGLSGDEALPRILGMKPKARVIILTGHGDERAARKAHEAGAFDYLCKPCDIDVLVARILDAVRPQTGIQERERTIAELMIPIDEYTCVQASSTVREGIERLKIAAENFISTGLIMECGHRAVLVFEGEELVGVLNMRNLIEALRPDYISAVRGETNHGVKYSGIFWQGLFNTRVRDLESKCVRDIMNPRPPVVDSDANLMQVADLLSAENRRRVAVGRDGRIVGVVREQELFHEIARLVLHRP, encoded by the coding sequence CATTGTTGATGATGAGGCTCGTTTTCGGGAAACGATGGCAAAAATTCTGGAACACAAGGGTTTTGTGGTCAGCTTGGTCGAAAACGGTGATCAGGCTTTGGAATTTCTGGAAACCGCCAATCCCGACGTTGTGCTGCTTGACGTGAGAATGCCGGGACTGAGCGGAGACGAGGCCTTGCCGCGAATTTTGGGCATGAAGCCCAAAGCCAGGGTCATCATCCTTACCGGACACGGCGATGAGCGGGCAGCGCGGAAGGCTCATGAGGCCGGCGCGTTCGATTACCTGTGCAAGCCCTGCGACATAGATGTCCTTGTGGCCCGCATCCTCGACGCCGTCCGCCCGCAGACCGGCATCCAGGAACGGGAGCGGACCATCGCCGAGCTCATGATCCCCATCGACGAGTACACCTGCGTGCAGGCGTCGAGCACGGTCAGGGAGGGCATAGAGCGCCTCAAGATCGCGGCGGAAAATTTCATTTCCACGGGTCTGATCATGGAGTGCGGACATCGGGCAGTTTTGGTGTTCGAGGGGGAAGAGCTGGTGGGCGTGCTGAACATGCGCAATCTGATCGAGGCGCTCCGGCCGGACTATATTTCGGCGGTGCGCGGCGAGACGAACCATGGCGTGAAATACTCGGGAATTTTCTGGCAGGGGCTTTTCAACACCCGGGTTCGCGACCTTGAGTCCAAATGCGTGCGCGACATCATGAACCCGAGGCCGCCAGTGGTGGACAGTGACGCCAACCTGATGCAGGTGGCCGATCTTCTGAGTGCGGAAAACCGTCGCCGGGTGGCCGTCGGGCGGGACGGCAGGATCGTGGGCGTCGTGCGTGAGCAGGAGCTTTTCCACGAAATTGCCCGGCTGGTCCTGCATCGTCCCTAG
- a CDS encoding type 1 glutamine amidotransferase domain-containing protein encodes MELTGKKFVLLVETQFNDHEFWYPYFRLKEAGAQVVVVSGKAGQSYEGKYGTPAKSEKAPADIKVADFAGIIVPGGYAPDHMRRDQNTVSLVRAFDQQGKIVAAICHAGWVLVSAGILKGRTVTSFFAIKEDLINAGAKWQDHEVVIDKNMITSRTPDDLPAFMRAIIEAGKA; translated from the coding sequence ATGGAACTGACTGGAAAGAAATTCGTGCTTCTGGTTGAAACGCAGTTCAATGACCACGAATTCTGGTATCCCTACTTCAGGCTCAAGGAAGCCGGAGCACAGGTCGTTGTAGTCTCGGGCAAGGCCGGGCAAAGCTATGAGGGCAAATACGGAACTCCCGCCAAATCCGAAAAGGCTCCGGCGGACATCAAGGTGGCCGACTTCGCGGGGATCATCGTCCCGGGCGGATATGCCCCCGACCACATGCGCAGGGATCAGAACACCGTCAGCCTGGTCAGGGCCTTCGACCAGCAGGGCAAGATCGTCGCGGCCATCTGCCATGCGGGCTGGGTTCTCGTCTCGGCGGGCATCCTCAAGGGGCGCACGGTGACCTCATTTTTCGCCATCAAGGAAGATCTGATCAACGCCGGGGCCAAATGGCAGGATCACGAGGTCGTCATCGACAAGAACATGATTACCAGCCGCACGCCTGATGATCTCCCGGCCTTCATGCGGGCCATCATCGAAGCCGGCAAGGCTTAG
- a CDS encoding GGDEF domain-containing response regulator translates to MIVDDEPVNIKALEIVLGDEHDLTYATTGEMALEMARAEPQPDLILMDIVMPGLDGFEVCAELKKDAKTRNIPVVFLTAKWETCEEAKGLELGAVDYIRKPFSPPIIRARIRNHLELKRNRDLLENLSTLDGLTNIPNRRRFDEIYVNEWTRALRTKSPLSLLFIDIDHFKNYNDLYGHMAGDDCLKAVARVLQSSLGRPADFLARFGGEEFIILLPDTSEKGCLHLAENIRDALKKLHLEHQDSSVADYLTVSIGAVTCNDIAQCDRALLLEQADKLLYQAKHDGRNCVRAKSLP, encoded by the coding sequence TTGATCGTTGATGACGAACCCGTCAACATCAAGGCCCTCGAAATAGTCCTGGGCGACGAGCATGATCTCACCTACGCCACCACGGGAGAAATGGCTCTGGAAATGGCTCGCGCCGAGCCTCAGCCGGACCTCATCCTCATGGACATCGTCATGCCCGGTCTGGATGGCTTTGAGGTTTGCGCAGAACTCAAAAAGGACGCAAAGACCCGCAACATTCCAGTCGTTTTTCTGACCGCCAAATGGGAAACCTGCGAAGAGGCCAAGGGGCTCGAACTTGGTGCCGTGGACTACATACGCAAGCCCTTCAGTCCTCCGATCATTCGCGCCCGGATACGCAATCATCTGGAGCTCAAGAGAAATCGCGACCTGCTCGAAAACCTGTCCACCCTGGACGGATTGACCAACATCCCCAACAGGCGCAGGTTCGACGAAATTTATGTTAATGAATGGACCAGGGCCTTGCGCACAAAATCACCCCTGTCCCTGCTTTTCATCGATATCGACCACTTCAAAAACTACAACGACCTCTATGGTCACATGGCCGGCGACGACTGCCTCAAGGCCGTGGCCCGGGTTCTTCAGTCCTCGCTTGGCCGCCCGGCCGACTTTCTGGCCCGTTTCGGTGGAGAGGAGTTCATCATCCTGCTCCCGGACACAAGCGAGAAGGGATGCCTGCACCTGGCGGAAAACATCCGCGACGCCCTGAAAAAATTGCATCTCGAACATCAGGATTCCTCGGTCGCCGATTACCTCACCGTGTCCATCGGTGCGGTGACCTGCAACGATATCGCGCAGTGCGACCGCGCCCTGCTCCTGGAACAGGCGGACAAGCTGCTCTATCAGGCAAAGCACGACGGCCGGAACTGTGTCAGGGCGAAAAGCCTGCCCTGA
- a CDS encoding acyl-[acyl-carrier-protein] thioesterase — protein MIFEQGRKIQLFHTDATGRITLASLCRFAQESAGGHAERLGFGMERLAGKNMAWVLREQAMHVTRYPGLGEVLRITTWPTRAERILCHRDYRILDESGQLVARGTSAWLGLDLATRRPCKAESFFHLPAEVVPASVFEGPLPELQAPWDGCPSDIRTVRASDMDALGHMNNLRYLDWIADHLGTFGLKTPFGRVRIRHVREVRDGDKVEVRHGMTEDGEVLLQMRRLDGGREVCLARLGLESSEQIVRQ, from the coding sequence ATGATTTTTGAGCAAGGCAGGAAGATTCAGCTCTTTCATACGGACGCAACCGGCAGGATAACACTTGCGTCCCTGTGCCGATTCGCCCAGGAAAGCGCGGGAGGGCATGCCGAGCGCCTTGGGTTTGGCATGGAGCGGCTGGCTGGAAAGAACATGGCTTGGGTGCTGCGCGAACAGGCCATGCACGTGACGCGATACCCTGGACTGGGAGAGGTGTTGCGGATCACGACCTGGCCGACACGGGCCGAAAGGATTCTATGCCATCGCGATTACCGCATCCTGGACGAAAGCGGGCAGTTGGTCGCCCGGGGAACCAGCGCCTGGCTCGGGTTGGATCTTGCGACAAGACGTCCATGCAAGGCCGAGTCCTTTTTTCATCTGCCGGCCGAGGTCGTGCCAGCGTCGGTCTTTGAGGGGCCCCTGCCGGAATTGCAGGCGCCGTGGGACGGTTGTCCTTCTGACATCCGCACTGTTCGCGCAAGTGACATGGATGCCCTGGGGCATATGAACAACCTGCGTTACCTGGACTGGATCGCGGACCATCTGGGCACTTTTGGCCTGAAAACGCCTTTTGGCCGCGTGCGCATTCGTCACGTGCGGGAAGTCAGGGATGGGGACAAGGTCGAAGTTCGGCACGGCATGACCGAAGACGGCGAGGTGCTTTTGCAGATGCGCCGGCTTGATGGTGGACGGGAAGTCTGTCTTGCGCGCCTGGGTTTGGAGTCGTCGGAGCAGATTGTGCGGCAATGA
- a CDS encoding M23 family metallopeptidase translates to MTKKNRHKIHRPVNLSLKRKPAPSRLTMPFFAFMGALLIGAAIFFNFLSPNETQSSIDWSAQGIATRHEYQDIKDDGAFADQEQQSEELPEACAPREPEITRMSDTIKRGDTPSTLLEGHLGLSEIYSLCNESKDFYPLDSLRAGQPWTMIYSNKALIGLEYEIDSNERLVVSLTDSGYEFRREAIPYEMETKSVSGVVESSLFGAVTSAGESEELAIRLGNVFAYDVDFTRDLRTGDSFRVIVEKKFREGKFVGYGQLMAASFTNQGQTYHAYQYTDKKGNTAYYDEKGRPLRKAFLKSPLPFTRISSGYSMSRMHPILKYRRPHQGIDYAAPTGTPISTVADGIIAQVGSNKSQGRFVRVIHSNGYETIYNHMSKFAKASKKGAKVKQGQTIGYVGSTGYATGPHLDFRMRQNGKLINPLKLKTMPADPIASKEMPAFKAAVAAYMEQLEEPVQSASLEQPSTPNP, encoded by the coding sequence ATGACAAAAAAGAATCGACATAAAATCCACCGGCCTGTCAACCTGTCCCTGAAGCGCAAACCCGCGCCTTCCAGACTGACCATGCCCTTCTTCGCCTTCATGGGCGCGCTGCTTATCGGAGCCGCCATTTTTTTCAACTTTCTCTCCCCCAACGAAACGCAGTCCAGCATCGACTGGAGCGCTCAAGGCATTGCCACCCGCCACGAATACCAGGACATCAAAGACGACGGAGCATTTGCCGATCAGGAGCAGCAGAGCGAGGAACTGCCCGAGGCATGCGCCCCACGGGAGCCTGAAATCACCCGCATGAGCGACACGATAAAGCGCGGCGATACTCCTTCGACCCTCCTGGAAGGGCACCTAGGACTCTCCGAGATCTATTCCCTGTGCAACGAAAGCAAGGACTTCTATCCCCTGGACAGTCTCAGGGCAGGCCAGCCCTGGACCATGATCTATTCCAACAAGGCCCTGATCGGCCTGGAATATGAAATCGATTCCAACGAACGTCTGGTGGTTTCCCTGACCGATTCCGGCTATGAATTCCGGCGCGAAGCCATCCCCTACGAGATGGAAACCAAAAGCGTATCGGGAGTGGTTGAAAGCAGTCTGTTCGGAGCGGTGACCTCCGCCGGTGAAAGCGAGGAACTGGCCATCAGGCTGGGCAATGTTTTCGCCTACGACGTGGACTTCACACGGGACCTGCGCACCGGGGACTCGTTCAGAGTCATCGTCGAGAAAAAATTCAGGGAAGGCAAGTTCGTCGGCTACGGGCAACTCATGGCGGCCAGCTTCACCAACCAGGGGCAGACCTACCACGCCTATCAATACACGGACAAGAAAGGCAACACGGCCTACTACGACGAAAAAGGACGTCCGCTACGCAAGGCGTTCCTCAAGTCGCCGCTGCCCTTCACACGCATCTCGTCCGGCTATTCCATGAGCCGCATGCACCCCATCCTGAAATACAGACGTCCGCATCAGGGCATCGATTACGCCGCGCCCACCGGAACGCCGATCAGCACGGTCGCCGACGGAATCATCGCCCAGGTAGGCTCCAACAAGTCCCAGGGCCGTTTCGTGCGCGTGATCCACAGCAACGGCTACGAGACCATCTACAATCACATGAGCAAATTCGCCAAGGCTTCCAAGAAAGGCGCCAAGGTGAAGCAGGGCCAGACCATCGGCTATGTCGGCAGCACCGGCTACGCAACGGGCCCGCATCTTGACTTCCGCATGAGGCAAAACGGCAAGCTCATCAACCCCTTGAAACTCAAGACCATGCCGGCCGATCCCATCGCAAGCAAGGAGATGCCCGCCTTCAAGGCCGCCGTGGCCGCATACATGGAACAGCTCGAAGAGCCCGTCCAGTCCGCAAGCCTGGAGCAGCCCTCCACGCCCAATCCATAG
- a CDS encoding TetR/AcrR family transcriptional regulator: protein MATGPTKKELLLKAAKELFSEHGYSETTFKKISERAGVALGLLTHHFGNKEKLFLTAGLDVVHELVQTMRTNLQGVPNGLEAVRTFAKTYFDFARNPRQDFMVLVRCSPFSDLKTVEDKDVMIRNFSELYEILEECVERGVRDGSIRELDPHETSVVVFCNLVGGIRHGLLTPYGDDGLFDDIVDFVIYGLKAR, encoded by the coding sequence ATGGCCACGGGACCGACAAAAAAAGAACTGCTGCTCAAGGCTGCCAAGGAACTGTTCAGCGAACACGGTTATTCGGAAACGACGTTCAAGAAAATCTCGGAACGGGCCGGCGTGGCTCTCGGGCTTCTGACCCATCACTTCGGCAACAAGGAAAAGCTTTTTCTCACGGCCGGACTCGATGTCGTGCATGAACTCGTCCAGACCATGCGCACCAACCTGCAAGGCGTCCCCAATGGCCTTGAAGCGGTCCGCACCTTCGCCAAGACATATTTCGACTTCGCCCGCAATCCCCGTCAGGATTTCATGGTCCTGGTACGCTGCTCACCATTCAGCGATCTGAAAACCGTCGAAGACAAGGACGTGATGATCCGCAACTTCTCGGAACTCTACGAAATTCTGGAAGAATGCGTGGAACGCGGGGTACGGGACGGCAGCATCCGCGAACTCGACCCACACGAAACCTCTGTCGTCGTTTTCTGCAACCTGGTCGGCGGCATCCGGCACGGCCTCTTGACCCCCTACGGGGACGACGGACTGTTCGACGATATCGTCGATTTTGTCATTTACGGCCTGAAAGCCCGCTAG
- a CDS encoding cupin domain-containing protein: MKIMPTEAAQAVHFDSEVARGVTGRVVIGRVDGANNFCMRRFDLAPGGHTPRHAHAWEHEIFFHAGEGEVYHDGQWIRVAPGDAVFVPGDQEHQIRNAGDAALTFICLVPAGAPEI; the protein is encoded by the coding sequence ATGAAAATCATGCCTACCGAGGCCGCACAGGCCGTGCATTTCGATTCGGAAGTCGCCCGTGGGGTGACGGGCAGGGTGGTCATCGGGCGAGTCGATGGCGCAAACAATTTCTGCATGCGCCGCTTTGATCTTGCGCCGGGCGGACATACCCCGCGCCATGCCCACGCCTGGGAGCACGAGATCTTTTTTCACGCGGGCGAAGGCGAGGTCTACCACGATGGTCAATGGATCCGTGTCGCTCCGGGAGACGCCGTCTTCGTGCCCGGGGACCAGGAGCATCAAATCCGCAACGCCGGAGACGCGGCGCTGACATTCATTTGTCTGGTTCCAGCCGGAGCGCCTGAAATCTAA
- a CDS encoding cation diffusion facilitator family transporter — MLAQARKYAYLSIGASLLTMALKFGAFFLTGSVGLFSDAVESVVNLTAGLIALMAIILAYRPADQSHAYGHGKIEYFSSGMEGILICIAALGIAYASVQRFLHPQELHFLGTGIVVATLAGVVNFAVARIMLRAARDYDSIVLEADARHLLTDVWTSAGLVAALAVMHFAPPSWQILDPILGLIMSVNIVWTGLGLVRKSVAGLMDAGLPADEVVLITDAIRRIGGIESGFHALRTRKSGVVRFVDFHLLVPGAMTVQESHDLCCEIEEAIKAGLPGSQTTIHVEPREDYASFDGWKVGGLCDRSACQKGRQD, encoded by the coding sequence ATGTTGGCCCAAGCCCGGAAATATGCCTATCTTTCCATAGGCGCCTCGCTTTTGACCATGGCCCTGAAATTCGGGGCGTTTTTCCTGACCGGGTCGGTGGGGCTTTTTTCCGATGCCGTGGAGTCCGTGGTCAACCTGACCGCAGGACTCATCGCGCTCATGGCCATTATCCTGGCGTATCGTCCCGCCGATCAGAGCCATGCCTACGGGCATGGCAAGATCGAATATTTTTCCAGCGGCATGGAAGGCATATTGATCTGTATCGCGGCGCTGGGTATCGCCTACGCCTCGGTACAGCGCTTTTTGCACCCGCAGGAGCTGCATTTCCTTGGCACGGGTATTGTCGTGGCCACCTTGGCCGGTGTCGTCAATTTCGCGGTGGCCAGGATCATGCTCCGGGCTGCCCGCGATTACGACAGCATCGTTCTCGAGGCCGACGCAAGGCATCTGCTGACCGACGTCTGGACCTCGGCCGGGCTGGTGGCCGCCTTGGCGGTCATGCATTTCGCGCCACCGTCCTGGCAGATACTTGATCCGATCCTGGGTCTCATCATGTCCGTCAACATCGTTTGGACCGGACTGGGCCTGGTTCGAAAGTCGGTAGCGGGGCTCATGGACGCCGGTTTGCCCGCGGATGAAGTTGTCCTGATCACGGATGCCATAAGGCGTATCGGCGGGATTGAATCGGGTTTTCACGCTTTGCGCACACGCAAATCCGGAGTCGTCAGATTCGTGGATTTTCATCTGCTCGTGCCCGGAGCCATGACGGTGCAGGAGTCGCACGACCTGTGCTGCGAGATCGAGGAAGCCATAAAGGCAGGCCTGCCGGGCAGCCAGACCACCATCCATGTGGAGCCCCGCGAGGACTATGCCTCGTTTGACGGCTGGAAGGTGGGCGGTCTCTGCGACAGGTCCGCCTGCCAAAAAGGCCGGCAGGATTGA
- a CDS encoding peptidylprolyl isomerase, with product MSNPVVLVDTTKGEFLVELFADKAPLTVANFLGYVDDDFYVGTLFHRVVKGFMVQGGGLDNMMREKPTRPPVANEAANGLKNVEGTVAMARTADPHSACAQFFINTVDNPDLDHQGEDEFGYCVFGQVIDGMDVVKKIEKVRVKAQGDHEHAPADQVSINSITRFE from the coding sequence ATGAGCAATCCGGTGGTCCTGGTGGACACGACCAAAGGAGAATTTCTGGTTGAACTGTTCGCGGACAAGGCGCCGCTGACCGTGGCCAATTTTTTGGGTTATGTGGACGATGATTTCTATGTAGGCACCCTGTTTCACAGGGTCGTGAAAGGGTTCATGGTTCAGGGCGGCGGACTCGACAACATGATGCGCGAAAAGCCTACCCGGCCGCCTGTCGCCAATGAGGCCGCCAACGGTCTCAAAAATGTCGAGGGCACCGTGGCCATGGCTCGCACCGCCGATCCGCACAGCGCCTGCGCCCAGTTTTTTATTAACACGGTCGATAACCCGGACCTTGATCATCAGGGAGAGGACGAGTTCGGCTATTGCGTTTTCGGTCAGGTCATTGACGGGATGGATGTGGTCAAGAAAATTGAAAAAGTCCGGGTCAAGGCCCAGGGCGATCACGAACACGCACCCGCCGATCAGGTGTCCATTAACTCCATTACCCGTTTCGAATGA
- a CDS encoding 30S ribosomal protein S1 gives MSEDFAELFASYESQRKTALKAGDKISGTVISIGQKAAFIDCGSAVDGIVDREELLNDDGELSVAEGDTLELYVVGVTDDSVRLSKALTGIGGLNMLEDAYNSGVPVEGKVREQIKGGFHVEVLKHRAFCPVSQIDARYVATPEDYVGQTLQFRITKVSENGRNIVVSRRALLEEEQKQASASFFETVSEGDIVEGTVTRLAAFGAFVELVPGVEGLVHISEISWARIQSPEEILSMGDKVRVKYLGTSAGKKPGETRLSLSIKQAQDDPWKTVADRFKDGDKVTGKVVKLMDFGAFVEIAPGIEGLVHVSEMSYAKRINKPGDVVQVGDMVAAVIKQVDVEKQRISLSMRDAEGDPWLNVAEKYPVGQAVQGTVEKRQQFGLFISLEPGVTGLLPQSVMSRADGEVKYDKLVPGDTVVVSIESVNTRERKISLGTGKKEEVSDWKGYKPQSSGADMGSLGSALAEALKKKS, from the coding sequence ATGAGTGAAGATTTTGCCGAGCTGTTCGCATCCTATGAATCCCAGCGCAAGACAGCCCTCAAGGCAGGGGACAAGATTTCCGGTACAGTGATTTCCATTGGTCAGAAGGCCGCTTTCATTGATTGCGGATCGGCAGTGGATGGTATCGTGGACCGCGAGGAATTGCTGAACGACGACGGAGAGCTGAGTGTCGCCGAAGGCGATACGCTGGAACTTTACGTGGTGGGCGTGACCGACGACAGCGTGCGTTTGTCCAAGGCACTGACCGGCATCGGCGGCCTCAATATGCTCGAAGACGCCTATAACAGCGGCGTGCCGGTGGAAGGGAAAGTGCGCGAGCAGATCAAGGGCGGCTTTCATGTAGAGGTATTGAAGCATCGTGCCTTCTGCCCGGTTTCCCAGATCGATGCGCGCTACGTCGCGACCCCCGAGGATTATGTCGGGCAGACTCTGCAGTTTCGGATCACCAAGGTTTCCGAGAACGGGCGCAACATCGTCGTGTCCCGCCGGGCCCTGCTCGAAGAGGAGCAGAAGCAGGCTAGCGCCAGCTTTTTCGAGACGGTCAGCGAAGGCGACATCGTCGAGGGTACGGTCACTCGTCTGGCCGCTTTCGGAGCCTTTGTGGAGCTGGTTCCGGGCGTGGAAGGGCTGGTGCACATTTCCGAGATTTCCTGGGCCAGAATTCAGAGCCCCGAGGAGATCCTGAGCATGGGCGACAAGGTGCGGGTCAAGTATCTGGGCACAAGCGCGGGCAAGAAGCCCGGTGAGACCCGTCTGTCCCTGTCCATCAAACAGGCGCAGGATGATCCCTGGAAGACCGTGGCCGATCGCTTCAAGGATGGCGACAAGGTCACTGGCAAGGTGGTCAAGCTCATGGATTTTGGCGCCTTCGTGGAGATCGCTCCTGGCATCGAAGGATTGGTTCACGTCAGCGAGATGAGCTACGCCAAGCGTATCAACAAGCCCGGCGATGTGGTCCAGGTCGGCGACATGGTCGCGGCCGTGATCAAGCAGGTCGATGTGGAGAAGCAGCGGATTTCGCTCAGCATGCGTGACGCCGAAGGCGATCCGTGGCTCAATGTGGCCGAGAAATATCCCGTGGGCCAGGCCGTGCAGGGCACCGTGGAGAAACGCCAGCAGTTCGGGCTCTTCATTTCCCTGGAGCCGGGCGTGACCGGACTTCTGCCCCAGTCGGTCATGTCCCGGGCTGACGGCGAGGTCAAATACGACAAGCTGGTTCCTGGCGATACCGTGGTGGTCAGCATCGAGAGCGTGAACACCCGCGAGCGCAAGATCAGCCTTGGAACCGGCAAGAAAGAGGAAGTGTCGGACTGGAAGGGCTACAAGCCCCAGTCTTCTGGTGCCGACATGGGCTCTTTGGGTAGCGCCCTGGCCGAGGCTCTGAAGAAGAAAAGCTAG
- a CDS encoding rubredoxin gives MERWECPCGYVYDPAEGDAENNIPAGTAFEDLPEDWVCPKCGAEKEFFDKMD, from the coding sequence ATGGAACGATGGGAATGTCCGTGCGGCTATGTTTATGATCCGGCGGAAGGCGATGCGGAAAACAACATTCCGGCCGGCACCGCTTTCGAGGATCTGCCTGAGGATTGGGTTTGCCCCAAGTGTGGCGCGGAAAAAGAGTTTTTCGACAAGATGGATTGA
- a CDS encoding aminopeptidase: protein MDEVLKHKAASCWERYMASDDRAAMDLLANEFLDFLTRCKTERETIAWVAEQAAASGFSDDLHQDLVILPFRSKAAILARRGTKPLAEGLRLITAHADTPHLDLKQHPLHEECQVALMKTHYYGGLKKYQWLARPLALHGTIVAMDGRVIPVCIGEDEADPVFTVLDLLPHLARKQREETVEKAFVAEKLNIAIGHEPAETDEDAKVRQRVLELLYGRYAIREEDLYSAELQIVPSGRARFVGLDRALLGGYGQDDRLCVFAAFKAFMDAPRGEHTQILLLWDKEEIGSDGATGAKSRFMEYALADILDVWEPGTRLRHVLARTKAVSADVHCPMDPDYQDVHDKYNASLLGFGPVFSKFTGHGGKYGASEADCEYVAWFRALLAAENIPWQMAEMGKVDEGGGGTVAKELAVYGMEIIDFGPGVLSMHSPFEISSKADLLATVHAYNAFYRS, encoded by the coding sequence ATGGATGAGGTGTTGAAGCACAAGGCGGCAAGTTGCTGGGAACGCTATATGGCGAGCGATGACAGGGCTGCCATGGATCTGTTGGCCAACGAGTTCCTTGACTTTTTGACCCGGTGCAAGACCGAGCGCGAAACCATCGCCTGGGTGGCGGAGCAGGCCGCAGCCAGCGGATTTTCCGATGATTTGCACCAGGATCTGGTCATCCTGCCTTTTCGTTCCAAGGCCGCCATCCTGGCGCGGCGGGGCACGAAGCCCCTGGCCGAGGGCCTGCGCCTGATCACGGCCCACGCCGACACTCCGCATCTGGATCTCAAACAGCATCCATTGCACGAGGAATGTCAGGTCGCGCTCATGAAGACGCATTATTACGGCGGCCTCAAGAAATATCAGTGGCTGGCCAGGCCCTTGGCGCTGCACGGCACCATCGTGGCCATGGACGGCCGGGTCATCCCGGTCTGCATCGGCGAGGACGAGGCTGATCCGGTCTTCACGGTTCTGGACCTGCTGCCGCATCTGGCCCGCAAGCAGCGCGAGGAGACGGTGGAGAAGGCTTTCGTGGCCGAGAAGCTCAATATCGCCATCGGCCATGAACCGGCCGAGACCGACGAGGACGCCAAGGTTCGGCAGCGGGTCCTGGAACTTCTTTACGGGCGTTACGCCATTCGCGAGGAAGACCTCTACAGCGCCGAGTTGCAGATCGTGCCCTCGGGCAGGGCCCGATTCGTGGGCCTCGACCGCGCGCTTCTCGGCGGATACGGACAGGATGACCGCCTGTGCGTGTTCGCGGCCTTCAAGGCGTTCATGGACGCACCAAGAGGGGAGCACACCCAGATTCTCTTGTTGTGGGACAAGGAGGAGATCGGCTCTGACGGCGCCACCGGCGCCAAGTCCCGCTTCATGGAATACGCCCTGGCCGACATCCTGGATGTCTGGGAGCCGGGCACCCGGCTGCGGCATGTCCTGGCGCGGACCAAGGCCGTCTCCGCCGACGTGCACTGCCCCATGGACCCGGATTATCAGGATGTACACGACAAATACAACGCCTCGCTGCTTGGCTTCGGTCCCGTTTTTTCCAAGTTCACCGGACACGGCGGCAAGTACGGCGCCAGCGAGGCCGATTGCGAGTACGTGGCCTGGTTTCGCGCGTTGCTGGCGGCGGAAAACATCCCGTGGCAGATGGCCGAGATGGGCAAGGTGGACGAGGGCGGGGGTGGCACGGTGGCCAAGGAACTGGCGGTCTACGGCATGGAGATCATCGATTTCGGTCCCGGAGTCCTGTCCATGCACAGCCCGTTCGAAATCAGTTCCAAGGCCGACCTCTTGGCCACGGTACACGCCTACAACGCTTTTTACCGCAGCTAG